Proteins co-encoded in one Megalops cyprinoides isolate fMegCyp1 chromosome 1, fMegCyp1.pri, whole genome shotgun sequence genomic window:
- the LOC118773169 gene encoding adhesion G protein-coupled receptor E3-like isoform X3: MQTVFFSTLLWGVLVLWKGSEQIGVFKVRLVNGTDSCSGRVEVLHEKKWGTVCDDDWDMNDARVVCRQLGCGSAEEAKGDAHFGPGTGDIWDIQCSGSEGSIEECSQNKVVHKRCYHSEDAGVVCSGGTEGEGECKGKSEEQCQLDSLDNLLNNSSSLTPAMLLNVTLRAVDLLSQWKGEVGEKQIDVALKIPEKLALALVKPTQTQSSSHLSTKKIEVETFAIGPEANLAEKPQLKARDNLLEIDLLTIAKNNNGSGAVVFIAYANMENVLKAEFFHTERETNKTMMSSVISASLPNTKNTTLPEPVNFTLRHLTQVDPEGQLTCVYWNQSRWIVDGCELTETNATHTVCTCNHLSTFALIMQTT; encoded by the exons GTGTTTTCAAGGTCAGACTGGTCAATGGGACTGATTCCTGCTCTGGGAGAGTGGAGGTCCTCCACGAAAAAAAATGGGGCACGGTGTGTGATGATGATTGGGATATGAATGATGCCAGAGTGGTCTGcagacagctgggctgtgggagTGCTGAAGAAGCTAAAGGCGATGCCCACTTTGGACCGGGGACCGGGGATATCTGGGACATTCAGTGTTCAGGCAGTGAGGGCTCTATTGAGGAGTGCTCACAGAATAAGGTTGTACATAAAAGGTGTTATCACTCTGAGGATGCTGGGGTTGTCTGCTCAG gtgggacagagggagaaggagaatgTAAG GGTAAATCAGAGGAGCAGTGCCAGCTGGACTCTCTGGATAATCTGctcaacaacagcagctcactG ACACCAGCAATGTTGCTGAATGTGACTCTGCGTGCCGTGGATCTGCTGTCTCAGTggaagggggaggtgggagagaaGCAGATAGATGTTGCACTGAAGATCCCAGAGAAGCTGGCGTTAGCGCTGGTGAAGCCCACGCAAACCCAGAGCAGCAGCCACCTCTCTACCAAAAAAATAG AGGTGGAAACATTTGCCATCGGGCCAGAAGCCAACCTGGCAGAAAAACCTCAGCTAAAAGCCAGAGACAACCTTCTGGAAATTGATCTACTCACCATTGCTAAGAACAACAATG GATCTGGAGCAGTGGTCTTCATAGCCTACGCCAACATGGAGAATGTGCTGAAGGCTGAATTCTTCCACACGGAAAGAGAGACCAATAAGACCATGATGTCCAGTGtcatctctgcctccctccccaatACCAAAAACACAACGCTGCCTGAACCAGTCAACTTTACCCTGAGACACCTCACA cAGGTGGACCCTGAGGGCCAGCTCACCTGTGTGTACTGGAATCAGAGCAGGTGGATCGTGGATGGCTGTGAGCTCACAGAGACCAACGCCACTCACACCGTGTGCACCTGCAACCACCTGTCCACCTTCGCCCTCATCATGCAGACCAcctga